From a region of the Gossypium raimondii isolate GPD5lz chromosome 10, ASM2569854v1, whole genome shotgun sequence genome:
- the LOC105776238 gene encoding protein TIME FOR COFFEE isoform X3, with product MITLPSPAPASPSSSNATMREKMANGLKQRPPKSSSKSSSSAQEEIEMEIAEVLYGLMRQPQVPLKQDTNGNDSVKFDSREVNKHNLDSKSRVSSPISYSPSTLPQPSSNLPSNSNSSATTMSAIAPKRKRPRPVKYEDETTAVAPPPMFSVSNNSISSTTTKVEIDQPAKIEATSPSFENNSGSLAENYGTSLMNSSQAGPASAELVQAEPKKEEKSNLVPDSKPLTEESESRDVGICKKEESQSPMKETLPSPANNPSIAGPRLDDERETVTKANSTVGEIESQREEKFQIDLMALPPSRSSPERDDEIDFGVSDPKPLPTDMELEMKSTVKEDDKRVNIGNEDVNVEAEDNKKPKLTSEETESHNPVIKSERNAHLKLDLEKSDRDSGTGSVGASKFKHNVLKQEQQQPDKEKSAQSCALPLPMSLASWPGGVPPMGYMAPLQGVVSMDGSAVSSASIQPPHSLFTQPRPKRCATHCYIARNVNCHQQFMKMNPFWPTAPGSASLYGLKANLNVVPASELNGNIPGRAVSSVQDKGQTLAIFPGHGGKDKSSQAATNMVDAAQRKQMLLQQALPPGAPSNILHGPAFIFPLSQQQAAAATVRPGSVKSPGAGSTTLSSSNSASVSATPAGATAAPAMSFNYVNMPSNETQYLAILQNNAYPFPFPAHVGAPPAYRGNHAQPMPFIPGSFYSSQMVHPTQLQQQQQPPTQLQQIQQGHQNTSMSIGASSSQKHLQNLQQRPHGSSAGSGSGNLQGFPAPKNQSPHPLPLQQRQQQPSQHASYQARHLEGELSGKDSPSTSDSRVSRANMNIYGQNFAMPLQPPDFTLMTAASLGGSTSSGCNHGEKKQHIQQQGSKAGVESLTSQSFAMSFASINGTTTPGLDISSFGRDHAILQSPPESTRQGYQQIMAAAVAAQTAQQKKKNYHASEEGNHGTNDASSVEEGRNAMAGKSSATAGQSIAFSRADLSDSSVSTIPGSNVIDSSARTTNPGSAPRTSGSFMPASIGCVNAPSGQQQLQRNQQQMLQLQKPHQFGAASASRSKVQVTSNGNAYSDHIPSSSMATKFPNAPSPFPQNLVQTSSSPAQSPQWKNSVRTTGSQVSSPSLSSTSSSLKNISQQQARPQQNHTEISFTANPNSTQNQQPPSSTPSPSTPMVVGSPTTSISRSAGGSPRTTGSTSTGNKGCQASSLSSQQTKNSPSVPSQISSPVGGRSVPSVLGNPHLSSSSSMGTKPQSVLHQQQQQQKHALHPAQLFFSNAYIQAQAQHSPTTTAASGFFLQRHRNEQQQALPPGSSTSTSVLSLCSPVTPANTGTTDPAKAVVAAAGNMKGGGIASQGLVHAAQFAATQTSGKTYQLVPGFPYVHAVPAAVQVKPAEQKQPAVPC from the exons ATGATAACATTACCGTCTCCGGCTCCAGCCTCTCCATCTTCTTCCAATGCTACTATGAGGGAGAAGATG GCTAACGGACTAAAGCAAAGGCCACCCAAATCTTCGTCGAAATCCTCATCTTCAGCTCAGGAAGAGATTGAGATGGAGATTGCGGAGGTCTTATATGGTTTGATGAGGCAGCCACAAGTCCCATTGAAGCAAGATACAAATGGGAATGATTCGGTCAAGTTCGATTCACGAGAAGTTAATAAACACAATCTTGATTCTAAATCAAGAGTCTCTTCACCGATCTCCTACTCCCCGTCAACCCTTCCTCAACCATCTTCCAATTTACCTTCAAATTCTAACTCTTCTGCTACTACTATGTCTGCAATTG CTCCCAAGAGGAAAAGACCAAGACCGGTGAAGTACGAGGATGAAACTACTGCGGTAGCACCACCTCCTATGTTCTCTGTTTCgaacaattcaatttcatctacAACAACTAAGGTTGAAATTGATCAACCCGCTAAAATTGAAGCTACCTCCCCCAGTTTTGAGAATAATTCAGGATCCTTGGCTGAAAATTATGGTACTTCTTTGATGAATTCTTCTCAAGCTGGACCAGCTTCTGCAGAGCTCGTTCAGGCTGAGCCAAAGAAGGAAGAGAAGAGCAATTTGGTACCAGATTCTAAGCCTTTGACTGAAGAATCTGAGAGTAGAGACGTGGGTATCTGTAAAAAAGAGGAGTCTCAATCGCCAATGAAGGAAACTTTACCTTCTCCTGCTAATAATCCTTCCATCGCTGGTCCCCGATTGGATGATGAGCGTGAGACTGTGACAAAAGC GAATTCAACAGTTGGTGAGATCGAGAGTCAGCGGGAAGAGAAGTTCCAGATAGATCTGATG GCTCTTCCTCCATCTAGATCATCACCAGAGAGGGATGATGAGATTGATTTTGGGGTTTCAGATCCTAAACCATTGCCCACAGATATGGAATTG GAGATGAAGTCTACGGTTAAGGAAGATGATAAAAGAGTGAATATCGGAAATGAAGATGTGAATGTGGAAGCCGAGGATAATAAGAAGCCCAAACTGACTTCTGAAGAAACTGAATCGCATAATCCAGTTATAAAGAGTGAAAGGAATGCTCATCTAAAGCTTGATTTGGAGAAATCTGATAGAGATAGTGGCACAGGTAGTGTCGGTGCGAGCAAGTTCAAACACAATGTTCTAAAGCAGGAGCAACAGCAGCCCGATAAAGAGAAATCTG CACAATCTTGTGCTTTACCTTTGCCGATGTCATTGGCTAGCTGGCCTGGTGGAGTTCCTCCAATGGG ATACATGGCTCCTCTGCAAGGTGTTGTATCCATGGATGGGAGCGCTGTATCTTCAGCATCTATTCAG CCTCCACATTCGCTGTTTACTCAACCAAGGCCAAAGAGATGTGCAACCCATTGCTACATTGCTCGGAATGTAAACTGTCACCAGCAATTCATGAAGATGAATCCTTTCTGGCCCACGGCACCTGGTTCAGCTTCACTCTATGGTCTGAAGGCAAATCTAAATGTTGTGCCTGCTTCGGAATTGAATGGGAACATTCCTGGGAGAGCGGTGAGTTCTGTACAAGACAAGGGGCAGACACTTGCAATTTTTCCTGGTCATGGTGGCAAAGATAAAAGTTCACAGGCTGCTACCAACATGGTGGATGCTGCACAGAGAAAGCAAATGCTGCTCCAGCAAGCTCTACCTCCTGGGGCACCCAGTAATATCCTG CATGGCCCTGCTTTTATTTTCCCATTGAGCCAGCAACAGGCTGCTGCTGCGACTGTTCGACCTGGGTCTGTGAAATCTCCTGGTGCTGGCAGCACAACTTTGAGCTCGTCTAATTCTGCCTCAGTGAGTGCCACCCCTGCTGGTGCAACTGCCGCCCCTGCAATGAGCTTCAACTATGTGAATATGCCTAGCAATGAAACCCAGTACTTGGCGATTCTGCAGAATAATGCATATCCGTTTCCGTTTCCTGCACATGTTGGGGCACCACCTGCATATCGAGGGAATCATGCGCAGCCTATGCCTTTTATTCCTGGATCTTTCTATTCTTCCCAGATGGTTCACCCAACACAGCTTCAGCAGCAGCAACAGCCACCTACACAGTTACAGCAAATCCAACAAGGTCATCAGAACACTAGCATGTCAATTGGTGCATCATCCTCCCAGAAGCATTTGCAGAACCTGCAGCAGAGGCCTCATGGAAGTAGTGCAGGTAGTGGCAGTGGAAACTTGCAAGGTTTTCCTGCCCCCAAAAACCAGTCGCCTCATCCCTTGCCACTACAGCAGCGGCAGCAACAACCAAGTCAGCATGCTTCTTATCAAGCCCGGCACCTTGAAGGTGAATTAAGTGGGAAAGATAGCCCATCAACTTCTGACAGCCGAGTATCTCGTgcaaatatgaatatttatggtCAGAATTTTGCCATGCCTTTACAACCTCCAGACTTCACCTTGATGACTGCTGCATCATTGGGTGGTTCTACCAGTTCTGGCTGTAACCATGGGGAAAAGAAACAACATATCCAACAGCAAGGTTCAAAGGCTGGAGTTGAGTCTCTTACATCTCAGTCATTTGCCATGTCGTTTGCCTCCATAAATGGTACTACTACTCCTGGCCTTGATATTTCCTCCTTTGGACGAGATCATGCAATTCTTCAAAGCCCTCCAGAGAGTACAAGGCAAGGCTATCAACAGATCATGGCAGCTGCTGTAGCTGCCCAAACAGCCcaacagaagaagaagaattatCATGCTTCCGAAGAAGGGAATCATGGAACTAATGATGCATCTAGTGTGGAAGAAGGGAGGAATGCCATGGCAGGAAAGAGTTCAGCTACTGCTGGGCAGTCCATTGCCTTCTCCAGGGCGGATCTGTCTGATTCATCTGTTTCCACTATTCCTGGCAGCAATGTTATTGATAGTTCTGCCCGTACAACTAATCCTGGCTCTGCTCCCAGAACTTCAGGTTCTTTTATGCCTGCTTCAATCGGTTGTGTAAATGCTCCTAGTGGTCAGCAGCAACTTCAGCGGAATCAACAGCAGATGCTTCAGCTTCAGAAGCCGCACCAATTTGGGGCTGCTTCTGCTTCTCGAAGCAAGGTGCAAGTAACAAGTAATGGAAATGCTTATTCTGATCACATTCCTTCATCTTCTATGGCTACAAAATTTCCAAATGCCCCGTCTCCTTTCCCTCAAAATCTTGTGCAAACCAGCAGCAGTCCAGCTCAATCTCCTCAATGGAAGAATTCTGTAAGGACAACTGGCTCTCAAGTTTCTTCTCCATCTCTATCTTCAACTTCATCAAgcctaaaaaatatttcccagcAACAAGCCCGGCCGCAGCAAAACCACACGGAGATTTCTTTCACAGCTAATCCTAACTCAACACAAAATCAACAGCCTCCTAGTAGCACCCCATCCCCCTCTACTCCGATGGTGGTTGGCTCTCCCACAACTTCAATCTCTAGAAGTGCTGGTGGTAGTCCCAGGACAACAGGTTCCACTTCAACTGGCAACAAAGGTTGTCAAGCATCTAGTTTATCATCTCAGCAGACCAAGAACTCTCCATCAGTGCCTAGTCAGATATCATCTCCCGTTGGTGGGAGGAGTGTGCCATCAGTCTTGGGAAACCCCCATTTAAGTTCGTCTTCAAGTATGGGGACGAAGCCCCAATCAGTGCTACAtcaacagcagcagcagcaaaAGCATGCACTACATCCGGCGCAACTGTTCTTCTCAAATGCTTACATTCAGGCCCAAGCTCAACACTCACCAACCACAACAGCTGCAAGTGGGTTCTTTCTTCAAAGACACCGTAATGAGCAACAGCAGGCACTGCCTCCAGGATCATCAACTTCAACGTCAGTGTTGTCATTGTGTTCTCCAGTTACTCCTGCTAACACTGGCACCACTGACCCTGCAAAAGCCGTAGTTGCTGCTGCTGGTAATATGAAAGGTGGTGGCATAGCATCACAGGGACTTGTACATGCTGCACAATTTGCAGCCACACAGACGTCTGGAAAGACATATCAGCTTGTTCCAGGTTTCCCATACGTTCATGCTGTTCCTGCTGCTGTTCAGGTGAAACCAGCAGAGCAAAAACAACCTGCCG TTCCTTGTTGA